From one Haloferax marinisediminis genomic stretch:
- a CDS encoding class I SAM-dependent methyltransferase, with amino-acid sequence MDANDVRRTWADRSGEFSPEYYAYYGPNETSESLVRLFERVLDPTARILELGCGPGRHLSHLRDHGFENLHGIDINEESFEVMAEAYPDLADEGTFYADAIEHTVTEFEDGYFDVLYSIETLQHIHPDDEWVFEELARVTSEYVVTVENEGDDSQPPSERGVNESEYDFPLYYRDWRAVFTSFGFTEVESKSEDRDTLRVFRRTEQ; translated from the coding sequence GTGGATGCAAACGACGTTCGGCGCACGTGGGCAGACCGGAGCGGAGAATTTTCGCCGGAGTACTACGCCTACTACGGGCCGAATGAAACGAGCGAGTCACTCGTCCGTCTGTTCGAGCGCGTTCTCGACCCGACGGCACGAATCCTCGAACTCGGCTGTGGACCCGGTCGTCACCTGTCGCACCTACGGGACCACGGCTTCGAGAACTTGCACGGCATCGATATCAACGAGGAGTCGTTCGAGGTGATGGCAGAGGCGTATCCCGACCTCGCTGACGAGGGGACGTTTTACGCCGACGCCATCGAACATACGGTCACCGAGTTCGAAGACGGCTACTTCGACGTACTCTACTCCATCGAGACGCTCCAACACATCCACCCCGACGACGAGTGGGTCTTCGAGGAACTCGCGAGAGTCACGAGCGAGTACGTCGTCACTGTGGAGAACGAGGGTGATGACAGTCAGCCACCGAGTGAGCGCGGCGTGAACGAATCGGAGTACGACTTTCCACTCTATTACCGCGATTGGCGTGCAGTTTTCACGTCGTTCGGGTTCACCGAAGTCGAATCGAAATCCGAAGACCGAGATACGCTGCGCGTCTTCAGGCGGACAGAACAGTAA
- a CDS encoding SRPBCC domain-containing protein encodes MSGESRRGMISTSVRGTRRPVSVVLRSLFFARVARTEGMQEIRTEIEIDAPPATVWTELTDLSSYSEWNPHIPDASGTLEVGESLDILVRRAGVKDRSMTVTVTALDPGKRFEWVGKLLSPRVFEGRHTMVLEPVGEEKTRLINRERITGVFARFVTTAEPERDYEAMNRALKERVEQTARASVS; translated from the coding sequence ATGAGTGGAGAGTCTCGTCGGGGGATGATAAGCACGTCCGTCCGCGGAACACGTCGTCCGGTTTCAGTGGTTCTTCGGAGTCTCTTTTTTGCTCGCGTAGCGCGTACTGAGGGGATGCAAGAGATTCGGACCGAGATAGAAATCGATGCGCCTCCAGCGACGGTCTGGACGGAACTCACCGACCTCTCGTCGTACTCCGAGTGGAATCCACACATCCCAGACGCGAGCGGCACCCTCGAGGTCGGCGAATCGCTCGACATTCTCGTCCGCCGTGCAGGTGTGAAAGACCGGTCGATGACGGTGACCGTCACTGCACTGGACCCCGGAAAACGGTTCGAGTGGGTCGGGAAACTGCTCTCTCCACGGGTCTTCGAAGGGAGACACACGATGGTTCTCGAACCGGTGGGTGAGGAGAAGACACGACTCATCAACCGCGAGAGAATCACCGGGGTCTTCGCCCGATTTGTGACGACTGCCGAACCCGAACGCGACTACGAAGCGATGAATCGGGCACTCAAAGAGCGCGTCGAACAGACGGCACGGGCGTCGGTCTCGTGA
- a CDS encoding RNA-guided endonuclease InsQ/TnpB family protein, whose product MNYNYRYRLRPSDALEEQLAWTVDTCRQVYNHFLHRLNRTDDTSAYSEQKLLPSLKKWWNDLKQVHSKVLQKVVQRLYDNLSTLRGRKENGYRVGTLKWKAPGEYRSFTYSQSGFKLKNTSGRTKLWLSKLGEIPLTFHRDLPDAAKIKTVTVKREPTGKWYAILGVENPDDPPAKPKNPEQCVGIDVGILKYTHDTDGTAVESPDLSDERERLERAQRDLSRKQHGSANWEKQRRVVAERHAGLKRKRRDFLHKLSNYYAREYDLVAVEDLDAKGLVELPGNSRNRAGAAWGTFLRMLEYKCEREGAHFVAVNPHGTTKECASCGVSTDKPLWVREHSCPACGFESDRDANAAWNILSRGIKRRLGAGRSESTPVETALPVDTLVSAKCVVETGSPTLKREPSGER is encoded by the coding sequence ATGAACTACAACTACAGGTATCGGCTCCGGCCGTCTGACGCTCTCGAAGAACAGTTAGCGTGGACTGTCGATACCTGTAGACAGGTCTACAACCACTTCCTTCACCGTCTCAACCGCACCGACGACACGTCGGCATACAGCGAACAGAAGCTCCTGCCGAGTCTCAAGAAGTGGTGGAATGACCTGAAACAAGTTCACTCGAAAGTTCTTCAAAAGGTCGTTCAGCGGTTGTACGACAACCTATCAACGCTTCGCGGACGTAAAGAGAACGGCTACCGCGTCGGGACACTCAAGTGGAAAGCACCGGGCGAGTACCGCAGTTTCACCTACAGTCAATCCGGCTTCAAGCTCAAGAACACGAGTGGTCGGACAAAACTATGGCTCTCGAAACTCGGTGAGATACCGCTCACCTTCCACCGCGACCTCCCCGACGCCGCCAAAATCAAGACCGTCACCGTCAAGCGCGAGCCAACCGGGAAGTGGTACGCTATCCTCGGTGTCGAAAACCCCGACGACCCGCCCGCGAAGCCCAAGAACCCCGAGCAGTGCGTCGGTATTGACGTGGGCATTCTCAAGTACACTCACGACACGGACGGAACCGCCGTCGAATCACCTGACCTCTCGGACGAGCGCGAGCGCTTGGAACGAGCACAGCGCGACCTCTCACGGAAACAGCACGGTTCCGCGAATTGGGAGAAACAGCGCCGCGTCGTGGCCGAACGCCACGCCGGCCTCAAGCGGAAGCGTCGGGACTTCCTTCACAAACTCTCAAACTACTACGCGAGAGAGTACGACCTCGTGGCTGTCGAGGACTTGGACGCGAAAGGATTGGTCGAACTTCCGGGCAACTCACGGAACCGCGCAGGTGCGGCCTGGGGGACGTTCCTGCGGATGCTCGAATACAAGTGCGAGCGCGAGGGAGCACACTTCGTCGCCGTGAATCCGCACGGTACGACCAAGGAGTGCGCGTCCTGCGGCGTTTCGACCGACAAGCCGTTGTGGGTGCGCGAGCATTCGTGTCCGGCGTGTGGGTTTGAATCGGATAGAGATGCGAACGCGGCGTGGAACATTCTTTCTCGCGGTATCAAGAGGCGGTTAGGAGCGGGACGCTCCGAATCAACGCCTGTGGAGACTGCGCTCCCGGTGGACACTTTGGTGTCTGCAAAGTGCGTCGTGGAAACAGGAAGCCCCACCCTCAAGCGCGAGCCGTCAGGCGAGCGGTAG
- a CDS encoding arylsulfotransferase family protein yields MGSESRGRTGALFVLFGAGIVVVTLLVGAALAPDIGVSAASAGSDGDETLTLVGSQGGGAGLHKYGNVYLLSNENVSWRLSDADSYFDATQLEDGRIIAAFVDGGYTDCGPYASPCSRTGYRIIDPTAEGGPAVVEEWSFPVRTMRNSEVHDVELLDSGEVLVADMEHERVLTVKDGEITWQWNASSYYDAPDDPTQVDWLHINDVDVIGEDRYLVSVRNANQLLVIERGSGVVDVINEDTDGDGKGDPDLLLRQHNPQWLAEGAILVADSENNRIVELQENADGDWEVVWEVSRAENVSFYWPRDADRLPNGNTLITDSGNQRILEVNQTGAVVWSVKTPLIPYEADRLPVGETVGGPVYDAEPKVDDGNDEVPVLSPLLTGLRASYPLPYWLGESHLVSILFGLGASVFGVGIVVRDLLGRIRWR; encoded by the coding sequence ATGGGTAGTGAGTCGAGAGGGCGCACTGGCGCACTCTTTGTTCTCTTCGGTGCTGGTATCGTCGTTGTGACGCTTCTCGTTGGTGCAGCGCTCGCTCCCGATATCGGTGTCTCAGCGGCAAGTGCAGGCAGTGATGGCGACGAGACGTTGACGCTCGTCGGCTCACAAGGAGGTGGAGCAGGCCTCCACAAATACGGGAACGTCTACCTCCTCTCGAACGAGAACGTCTCGTGGCGACTGTCGGATGCAGATAGCTACTTCGACGCGACACAACTGGAGGACGGCCGCATCATCGCGGCGTTCGTCGATGGAGGATACACCGACTGTGGGCCGTACGCGTCTCCGTGTTCGCGAACCGGCTATCGCATCATCGACCCGACCGCCGAGGGCGGCCCGGCCGTCGTCGAAGAGTGGAGTTTCCCCGTCCGAACGATGCGGAACTCCGAGGTCCACGACGTCGAACTCCTCGATTCGGGTGAAGTCCTCGTCGCCGACATGGAACACGAACGGGTTCTGACGGTGAAAGACGGAGAAATCACGTGGCAGTGGAACGCGTCGTCGTACTACGACGCACCCGACGACCCCACGCAGGTCGACTGGCTCCACATCAACGACGTTGACGTCATCGGCGAAGACCGCTATCTCGTCTCCGTCCGCAACGCGAACCAACTGCTCGTCATCGAGCGTGGTTCTGGCGTCGTCGACGTCATCAACGAGGACACCGACGGCGACGGCAAGGGTGACCCCGACCTCCTCTTGCGCCAGCACAACCCGCAGTGGCTGGCCGAGGGGGCAATCCTCGTCGCAGACAGCGAGAACAATCGCATCGTCGAACTACAAGAGAACGCCGACGGTGACTGGGAGGTCGTCTGGGAGGTCAGCAGGGCAGAGAACGTCTCGTTCTACTGGCCGCGTGACGCCGACCGCTTGCCGAACGGAAACACGCTCATCACCGACTCTGGCAACCAGCGCATCCTCGAAGTGAACCAGACGGGGGCCGTCGTGTGGAGCGTCAAGACGCCGCTCATTCCGTACGAGGCAGACCGACTTCCAGTGGGTGAAACGGTCGGTGGTCCGGTGTACGATGCAGAGCCGAAGGTCGACGACGGGAATGACGAGGTTCCAGTCCTTTCGCCGCTCCTCACCGGTCTCCGGGCGAGTTATCCGCTGCCGTACTGGCTTGGTGAGAGCCACCTCGTGAGCATCTTGTTCGGACTCGGGGCGTCGGTCTTCGGCGTCGGCATCGTCGTTCGCGACCTGCTCGGTCGCATTCGCTGGCGCTGA
- a CDS encoding NUDIX hydrolase, translating into MTDDDLAWETTDTRIDYSCPGFDIRMDDVRLPDGTETDFHYVDEPPAVVILPFTPDGDVVVIDEWRQAVGRTNRGLPAGGTEDGDTDFAAAARRELTEETGYEADSVDPLVTVEPANGIANSVHHYFVAHGCEPSADQNLDFNESIRPTTVGYDELRQAVLAGEVCDARTVLGLLYYELSTE; encoded by the coding sequence ATGACCGACGACGATCTCGCGTGGGAGACGACCGACACACGAATCGACTACTCGTGCCCGGGATTCGACATCCGCATGGACGACGTGCGCCTCCCCGACGGGACTGAGACGGACTTCCACTACGTGGACGAACCTCCGGCAGTCGTGATTCTCCCGTTTACCCCGGACGGCGACGTGGTCGTCATCGACGAGTGGCGACAGGCAGTCGGACGGACGAACCGTGGGTTGCCTGCGGGCGGAACCGAAGACGGTGACACCGACTTCGCGGCGGCCGCCAGACGCGAACTCACCGAAGAGACGGGATACGAAGCCGACTCGGTCGACCCACTCGTGACCGTCGAACCGGCAAACGGCATCGCCAACTCGGTCCACCACTACTTCGTCGCCCACGGCTGCGAGCCGAGCGCCGACCAGAACCTCGATTTCAACGAGAGTATCCGTCCGACGACAGTCGGATACGACGAGTTGCGGCAGGCTGTCCTCGCGGGCGAGGTCTGCGACGCCCGCACGGTACTCGGGCTCCTCTACTACGAACTCTCCACCGAGTAA
- a CDS encoding CPBP family intramembrane glutamic endopeptidase: MATTTRLFDSARSLVAALVLGGGGLVVGTILVVITQLAAVSVGFELTPLSLIVTSLILLQGIAFGGVALGYVSFRGLNREYFGVSVPSLRDLAVVVLGYVMALGAAFVGALLVQTIGVEAGSNQVTEIAAQDPEVLLLLVPASFLLIGPGEELLFRGVVQNRIRESFGPVAGIALASAIFAAIHFVALTGGAGARLVTIGILFFPSVVFGTAYELTDNLVVPSLIHGAYNATLFTIAYIAFKFAEANPGGVPTGVLF, from the coding sequence GTGGCTACTACGACGCGACTCTTCGACTCGGCACGGTCCCTCGTCGCCGCCCTCGTCCTCGGTGGGGGTGGCCTCGTCGTCGGAACGATACTCGTCGTCATCACTCAACTGGCGGCCGTGAGCGTTGGCTTCGAACTGACGCCGCTGTCGCTCATCGTCACCTCGCTCATCCTCCTCCAGGGAATTGCCTTCGGTGGCGTCGCCCTCGGGTACGTGAGTTTCCGCGGCCTCAACCGCGAGTACTTCGGTGTCTCCGTGCCGTCGCTTCGCGACCTCGCGGTGGTCGTCCTCGGCTACGTGATGGCACTCGGCGCGGCGTTCGTCGGCGCACTCCTCGTCCAGACGATCGGTGTCGAAGCCGGGTCGAATCAAGTGACCGAAATCGCAGCACAGGACCCAGAAGTGCTCTTGCTCCTCGTTCCGGCGTCGTTCCTCCTCATCGGTCCCGGCGAGGAGCTTTTGTTCCGCGGCGTCGTTCAGAATCGCATTCGGGAATCCTTCGGCCCAGTCGCTGGAATCGCCCTCGCGAGTGCTATCTTCGCCGCCATCCACTTTGTCGCCCTCACTGGCGGCGCGGGTGCCCGACTCGTCACTATCGGTATCCTGTTCTTCCCGAGTGTCGTGTTCGGAACGGCCTACGAACTCACCGACAACCTCGTCGTTCCCTCACTCATCCACGGGGCGTACAACGCGACGCTGTTTACCATCGCCTACATCGCGTTCAAGTTCGCGGAGGCGAATCCCGGCGGCGTCCCGACTGGCGTGCTGTTCTGA
- a CDS encoding cupin domain-containing protein, with protein MHPINESDLDWVEHDGVEGEFRQKQLGEAAGSDQLGCSLYELPPGSQPWSYHYHAANEEALYILSGTGTLRLGGETYTVREGDYIPCLADDAGAHCVVNDSDSTLRYLALSTMREPDVTIHPDIDKIGVFVGAPPGSNDERMISEFFDFGDA; from the coding sequence ATGCATCCCATCAACGAGTCCGACCTCGACTGGGTCGAACACGACGGGGTCGAAGGCGAGTTCAGGCAGAAACAGTTGGGCGAGGCCGCAGGGAGCGACCAGCTCGGGTGTAGCCTCTACGAGCTTCCACCAGGGAGCCAGCCGTGGTCGTACCACTATCACGCAGCGAACGAAGAAGCGCTGTACATCCTCTCAGGAACCGGCACGCTCCGCCTCGGCGGCGAGACGTACACCGTTCGCGAGGGCGATTACATTCCGTGTCTCGCAGACGACGCTGGCGCACACTGTGTCGTCAACGACTCCGACTCGACGCTTCGGTATCTCGCGCTCTCGACGATGCGCGAACCGGATGTGACGATTCACCCCGACATCGACAAAATCGGCGTGTTCGTCGGCGCCCCACCGGGGAGCAACGACGAACGAATGATTTCGGAGTTCTTCGACTTCGGCGATGCATGA
- the tgtA gene encoding tRNA guanosine(15) transglycosylase TgtA, with protein MRDHFEIRDGDLAGRIGRLTVPRAGVTVETPALLPVVNPNIDTIPPERLESEFGAEILITNSYIIKKNDHLREEALDVGLHEMLDFHGAIMTDSGSFQLAEYGEIDTTTEEILQFQHDIGTDIATPVDIPTPPDVDREQAEDDLEVTKQAIADAEAVDTGEMLVNAPVQGSTYPDLREEAGGHAYASDLDVFPVGAVVPMMNAYRYGDMVDAVAAAKRGLGVDAPVHLFGAGHPMMLALAVALGCDLFDSAAYALYARDGRYLTVRGTEHLEDLEYLPCTCPICTEYTPDELREKGDKQQEKLLAEHNLHVTFAELRRIKQAIRDGDLMELVEERARSHPAMLDGYRALLDHADQLEREDPASKGAFFYVSNESAHRPEVARHHDRMDRLTAEGNVLLTEGGMPSGDEFDAAWRVVPPFGPFPRALSETYPLTAEVPERLDRDAYEQAARGVARLVEENPDATFTLAHDDWPATALDLVPESVDVESLAEVTAHLAEAAASESQSEDDTAEE; from the coding sequence ATGCGCGACCACTTCGAAATCCGTGACGGGGACCTCGCCGGTCGAATCGGCCGCTTGACCGTCCCCCGCGCGGGGGTCACCGTCGAGACGCCGGCCCTCCTGCCGGTCGTCAACCCGAACATCGACACGATTCCACCGGAACGACTCGAATCCGAGTTCGGCGCGGAGATTCTCATCACCAACTCCTACATCATCAAGAAGAACGACCACCTCCGCGAGGAGGCACTCGACGTGGGGCTCCACGAGATGCTCGACTTCCACGGGGCCATCATGACCGACTCGGGGTCGTTCCAACTCGCCGAGTACGGCGAAATCGACACGACGACCGAGGAGATTCTGCAGTTCCAACACGACATCGGCACGGACATCGCCACGCCGGTCGACATCCCGACCCCGCCGGACGTCGACCGTGAGCAGGCCGAAGACGACCTCGAAGTCACGAAACAAGCGATTGCCGACGCCGAAGCGGTCGATACGGGCGAGATGCTCGTCAACGCACCAGTTCAGGGCTCGACGTACCCCGACCTTCGTGAGGAGGCCGGTGGCCATGCGTACGCCTCGGACCTCGACGTGTTCCCTGTCGGTGCTGTGGTCCCGATGATGAACGCCTACCGCTACGGCGACATGGTCGACGCCGTCGCCGCCGCGAAGCGTGGTCTCGGCGTTGACGCGCCTGTCCACCTGTTCGGCGCAGGCCACCCGATGATGCTTGCCCTCGCCGTCGCACTCGGGTGTGACCTGTTCGATTCAGCTGCGTATGCACTGTACGCCCGCGATGGTCGGTATCTGACGGTCCGTGGCACCGAACACCTCGAAGACCTGGAGTACCTGCCGTGTACCTGTCCCATCTGTACCGAGTACACGCCCGACGAACTCCGGGAGAAGGGAGACAAGCAACAGGAGAAACTCCTCGCCGAGCACAACCTGCACGTCACGTTCGCTGAACTCCGGCGCATCAAGCAGGCCATCCGCGACGGCGACCTGATGGAACTCGTCGAAGAGCGCGCTCGGTCGCATCCAGCGATGCTCGACGGCTACCGTGCGCTCCTCGACCACGCCGACCAACTCGAACGAGAAGACCCCGCCTCGAAAGGCGCGTTCTTCTACGTCTCGAACGAGAGCGCACACCGACCAGAAGTCGCTCGCCACCACGACCGAATGGACCGACTGACTGCCGAAGGAAACGTTCTCCTCACGGAGGGTGGCATGCCCTCTGGCGACGAATTCGACGCGGCGTGGCGCGTCGTCCCGCCGTTTGGTCCCTTCCCCCGCGCACTCTCGGAGACCTACCCACTGACCGCGGAAGTTCCGGAGCGGCTCGACCGTGACGCCTACGAACAGGCCGCCCGGGGTGTCGCCCGACTGGTCGAAGAGAACCCCGACGCGACGTTCACGCTCGCCCACGACGACTGGCCGGCGACGGCACTCGACCTCGTCCCCGAATCCGTCGACGTGGAATCGCTCGCAGAAGTCACGGCGCACTTGGCAGAAGCCGCTGCGTCGGAGTCGCAGTCGGAAGACGACACGGCAGAAGAATAA
- a CDS encoding ZIP family metal transporter, whose translation MVGEQFVQLFGDNPVVHGLVGGFVIAGFNLLGASLVFVWRNPSERALNGALGFAAGVMLAASFTSLIIPGIEVYSNGNPIPVLVGMALGALFLDRSDMLVPHAHYLLSGRRRLDAANPSDKSPVTDERLAGVVLFILAITLHNMPEGLAVGVGFGSGDLSTAIPLMLAIGIQNIPEGLAVSVAAINAGLDKRFYAAFAGIRSGVVEIPLAVLGAYAVQSVSALLPYAMGFAAGAMLFVISDEIIPETHTTGHERIATLGTLVGAIVMLYLDISLG comes from the coding sequence GTGGTAGGCGAGCAGTTCGTGCAACTGTTCGGTGACAACCCCGTCGTCCACGGACTCGTCGGCGGGTTCGTCATCGCAGGGTTCAACCTACTTGGTGCCTCGCTCGTGTTCGTCTGGCGAAATCCATCCGAGCGTGCACTGAACGGTGCGCTCGGGTTCGCGGCGGGTGTGATGCTGGCGGCGAGTTTCACGAGTCTCATCATCCCCGGAATCGAGGTTTACTCGAACGGCAACCCGATTCCTGTCCTCGTCGGGATGGCGCTTGGGGCGCTCTTTTTGGACCGCTCGGACATGCTCGTTCCGCACGCGCACTACCTGCTCTCTGGGAGACGACGACTCGACGCGGCGAACCCAAGTGACAAGAGCCCAGTCACCGACGAGCGGCTCGCCGGCGTCGTGTTGTTCATTCTCGCGATTACACTCCACAACATGCCCGAAGGACTCGCAGTCGGTGTCGGCTTCGGGAGTGGTGACCTCTCGACGGCGATTCCGCTGATGCTCGCCATCGGTATCCAGAACATCCCCGAAGGACTCGCGGTGTCGGTCGCGGCCATCAACGCAGGACTGGACAAACGGTTCTACGCCGCGTTCGCGGGGATTCGGTCCGGTGTCGTCGAGATTCCACTGGCAGTGCTCGGCGCGTACGCCGTCCAGAGTGTCTCGGCGTTGTTACCGTACGCGATGGGCTTCGCAGCAGGGGCGATGCTGTTCGTCATCAGCGACGAGATCATCCCCGAGACGCACACGACGGGCCACGAGCGCATCGCAACGTTGGGTACTCTCGTTGGTGCCATCGTGATGCTCTACCTCGACATCTCGCTCGGCTAA
- a CDS encoding universal stress protein, with product MYDAILFPTDGSEGSERAREHALALAADQHATLHVLNVVEATAPGASLHELVADNLRELGEGIVSEVAEMGTDRGIDVETTVVEGDPARTIVAYAESNDIDVIVMPTHGRPELTKAIVGSVTDKVIRTGDVPVTVVKLAE from the coding sequence ATGTACGATGCAATCCTCTTTCCAACAGACGGCTCGGAGGGGTCCGAGCGGGCGCGAGAACACGCCCTCGCGTTGGCTGCCGACCAGCACGCGACGCTTCACGTTCTCAACGTGGTCGAGGCGACCGCTCCGGGCGCTTCGCTCCACGAGTTAGTCGCCGATAACTTGCGAGAACTCGGCGAGGGAATCGTCAGCGAAGTCGCGGAGATGGGTACGGATCGCGGCATCGACGTCGAAACGACCGTGGTCGAAGGGGACCCAGCAAGGACGATTGTCGCGTACGCGGAATCGAACGATATCGACGTCATCGTCATGCCGACGCACGGCCGTCCAGAGTTGACGAAAGCGATCGTCGGGAGTGTGACGGACAAGGTCATCAGAACCGGCGACGTTCCAGTCACCGTCGTTAAATTAGCGGAGTGA
- a CDS encoding ArsR/SmtB family transcription factor, with the protein MEAVLWYVLTGTRGGENRVRILRMLEAQPRNANQLAEKLDLDYKTVRHHLDVLLDNDVVQRSGDDYGAVYLPSARCRANWETVETIIERID; encoded by the coding sequence ATGGAGGCTGTCCTCTGGTACGTACTCACAGGAACCCGAGGTGGTGAGAACCGCGTGCGTATCCTTCGGATGCTCGAGGCACAGCCACGGAACGCGAATCAACTCGCCGAGAAACTCGACCTCGACTACAAGACCGTTCGACACCACCTCGACGTCTTACTCGACAACGACGTCGTCCAGCGGAGTGGTGACGACTACGGGGCAGTCTATCTCCCGTCGGCACGCTGTCGGGCCAACTGGGAGACGGTCGAGACGATCATCGAGCGAATCGACTAA
- the epsC gene encoding serine O-acetyltransferase EpsC: MSYTYTGDAHLALSASYREDDEPFPTDTSLNFPRREHLRDDVHLFKRLIFPRCWNAGSYTENEGELREAVVELAALCYDGIVPYTDEDPTIIVESVFDRLPEIRQTLKKDVEAAYKGDPAARSYIEIIRSYPGLQAIVIQRIAHAFYEAGAPEYARELTEYAKMESGIDIHPGANIGDYFFIDHGTGVVIGETVNIGDWGRIYQDVTLGALHFEEEEDDEHTLKKGYKRHPDIGDSVVIGAGSKVLGAVTIGDHVSIGANSWVAEDVPDNTSVFISDHPTHERKPKR; the protein is encoded by the coding sequence ATGTCTTACACCTACACTGGCGACGCGCATCTCGCTCTCTCCGCGTCGTACCGTGAGGACGACGAGCCGTTTCCAACGGACACGTCCTTGAACTTCCCGCGACGTGAGCACCTTCGAGACGACGTCCACCTGTTCAAACGACTCATCTTTCCACGGTGCTGGAACGCCGGGTCGTACACCGAGAACGAAGGCGAACTTCGTGAAGCAGTCGTCGAACTCGCTGCCCTCTGTTACGACGGCATCGTACCCTACACCGACGAGGACCCCACCATCATCGTCGAATCCGTCTTCGACCGCCTTCCAGAGATTCGTCAGACGCTGAAGAAAGACGTCGAAGCAGCCTACAAAGGTGACCCCGCCGCCCGAAGCTACATCGAGATTATTCGGTCGTATCCCGGGCTACAGGCCATCGTCATCCAACGGATTGCACACGCATTCTACGAGGCAGGGGCGCCGGAGTACGCCCGAGAGCTAACCGAATACGCGAAGATGGAGTCCGGAATCGACATCCACCCGGGCGCCAACATTGGCGACTACTTCTTCATCGACCACGGGACAGGCGTCGTCATCGGTGAGACGGTGAACATCGGTGACTGGGGCAGAATCTATCAGGACGTGACTCTCGGTGCCCTCCACTTCGAAGAGGAAGAAGACGACGAACACACGCTGAAGAAGGGGTACAAACGTCACCCAGATATCGGCGACAGCGTCGTCATCGGTGCCGGCAGCAAGGTTCTCGGCGCGGTCACCATCGGCGACCACGTGAGTATCGGAGCGAACTCGTGGGTCGCAGAAGACGTCCCTGACAACACGAGCGTCTTCATCTCGGACCACCCGACCCACGAGCGAAAGCCGAAGCGATAG
- a CDS encoding pyridoxamine 5'-phosphate oxidase family protein, with protein MDSPEPSGPWSRDRLDEFLTSTTIPLRLSCRTPADDPWMLSLWYEWDPEVPELRCATAADADVVRFLRAHDEVAFEISTNDPPYRGVRGRGTATIEPDDEKAVLSRLLHRYLGDTDSALAKRLLSPERDEVTIRIRPTKLHTWDYANRMETTR; from the coding sequence ATGGACTCCCCCGAGCCCTCTGGCCCGTGGTCGCGTGACCGTCTCGACGAGTTCCTCACGTCGACGACGATTCCACTCCGGCTCTCTTGTCGGACGCCCGCCGACGACCCGTGGATGCTCTCGTTGTGGTACGAATGGGACCCAGAGGTACCCGAACTCCGGTGTGCGACTGCGGCCGACGCCGACGTGGTGCGATTCCTTCGCGCCCACGACGAGGTGGCGTTCGAGATATCGACGAACGACCCACCCTATCGGGGTGTTCGTGGGCGGGGGACCGCAACCATCGAACCCGACGACGAGAAGGCAGTCCTCTCTCGACTCCTCCACCGATATCTCGGCGACACGGACAGCGCGCTCGCGAAGCGACTTCTCTCACCCGAACGCGACGAGGTGACGATTCGAATTCGGCCCACGAAACTGCACACGTGGGACTACGCGAATCGGATGGAGACGACACGCTAA